From a region of the Nonlabens dokdonensis DSW-6 genome:
- a CDS encoding peptidoglycan-binding domain-containing protein — protein sequence MKQIIIFLLVLILGFVVYDVYKDWERFNAPDYNYATEETVDRNYYDKMTVWSYEEAVQDLNHFVKLQWTANDIDVRSPEDDDIETQNAVKTYSQKLAKVKYLEQKLVSSTEQKAKGLTNAEIKQMDLNEWKPKSDSNLDSKNILKQLFQDQSNISRNIGAKSALIYEVQKLLISKGYAIPLDGVFAQITSTALADFESKNNLYPDGKIDALTFASLIR from the coding sequence ATGAAACAAATCATAATTTTTTTACTCGTGCTTATTCTTGGATTTGTTGTCTATGATGTCTACAAAGATTGGGAGCGATTCAATGCACCCGATTATAACTATGCAACCGAAGAAACAGTTGATCGCAACTATTACGATAAAATGACGGTTTGGAGTTATGAAGAAGCTGTTCAAGATCTCAATCATTTTGTCAAGTTACAATGGACCGCAAATGATATTGATGTACGTTCTCCAGAAGATGATGATATAGAAACTCAAAATGCTGTAAAAACCTATTCTCAAAAGCTAGCTAAGGTTAAATACCTAGAGCAAAAATTAGTTTCCTCTACAGAGCAGAAAGCAAAAGGTTTAACTAATGCTGAAATAAAACAAATGGATTTGAACGAGTGGAAACCAAAGTCTGACTCAAATCTAGATTCAAAAAATATACTAAAGCAATTATTTCAAGATCAATCTAATATTAGTCGCAATATAGGTGCTAAAAGTGCTCTTATTTATGAGGTTCAAAAATTACTGATCTCAAAAGGTTATGCGATTCCTTTAGATGGGGTTTTTGCACAAATTACCAGCACTGCACTAGCCGATTTTGAATCAAAAAACAATTTATATCCAGACGGAAAAATTGACGCACTTACTTTTGCTTCTCTGATTAGGTGA
- a CDS encoding deoxyhypusine synthase family protein, with amino-acid sequence MGKPITDFIENYFLHFNSAALVDAAKGYEAQLNQGSKMLVSLAGAMSTAEIGKIFGEMIRQDKVHIISCTGANLEEDLMNLVAHSHYKRVPNYRDLTPQDEWDLLEKGLNRVTDTCIPEEEAFRRLQEHIVKIWKDAEAKGERYFPHEYMYKLLLSGVLEQYYEIPIENSWMYAAAKANLPIVVPGWEDSTMGNIFASYVLKGELKASTVKSGIEYMTFLADWYTDNSDKGIGFFQIGGGIAGDFPICVVPMLYQDMERTDTPFWSYFCQISDSTTSYGSYSGAVPNEKITWGKLDQDTPKFIVESDATIVAPLIFAYLLEM; translated from the coding sequence ATGGGAAAACCGATAACAGATTTCATAGAAAATTACTTCTTACACTTTAACAGTGCCGCACTTGTAGATGCTGCAAAAGGTTATGAAGCACAACTCAACCAAGGATCAAAAATGCTTGTTTCTCTTGCTGGAGCAATGAGTACGGCTGAGATTGGGAAGATTTTCGGCGAAATGATACGTCAGGATAAAGTACATATCATCTCTTGCACAGGTGCTAACCTAGAAGAAGATTTGATGAATCTGGTAGCACACAGTCACTATAAGCGTGTTCCTAACTACCGCGACTTAACACCGCAGGATGAGTGGGATTTACTTGAAAAAGGACTCAACCGTGTGACCGATACTTGTATTCCAGAAGAAGAAGCTTTTAGAAGATTACAAGAACACATCGTTAAGATTTGGAAAGATGCTGAGGCTAAAGGCGAGCGCTATTTCCCACATGAATACATGTATAAACTTTTACTAAGTGGCGTTCTAGAACAATACTATGAAATCCCAATTGAAAACTCATGGATGTACGCCGCTGCCAAAGCTAATTTACCTATAGTCGTTCCAGGATGGGAAGACAGCACCATGGGTAATATTTTTGCGAGCTACGTATTGAAAGGCGAGTTAAAAGCGAGCACTGTAAAAAGCGGTATAGAATACATGACATTTCTTGCAGACTGGTATACCGATAATTCTGATAAAGGCATAGGTTTCTTCCAGATAGGTGGTGGAATCGCAGGTGATTTCCCTATTTGTGTAGTACCTATGTTGTATCAAGATATGGAACGTACAGACACGCCATTCTGGAGTTACTTCTGTCAGATTTCTGATTCTACGACCAGTTATGGAAGTTATTCTGGAGCAGTTCCTAATGAAAAAATCACTTGGGGAAAACTAGATCAAGACACGCCTAAGTTTATCGTAGAAAGTGACGCTACTATAGTGGCGCCGTTAATATTTGCTTATTTATTAGAAATGTAG
- a CDS encoding ABC transporter permease → MLIYLRVLKESFFFALNALRTNLLRTFLSLLGVTIGIFAIISILAAVDSLEREFRDGLSSLDISTIYVTSRSFAPTELEPYQYENFPNVSYEEFEMLESSMEDIDVITYTVFSGPENIKFEDNTATNVSIIPGTDSYYDIENLKLEDGRFFNGAESNNGSPVTVLGYEVAKSLFGDSDPIGKRVRLYGNKFTVIGVLEKVGQGLSVGPPKDGSAYVPVSFVRKIYGDNNRSRLPAVIVKPKKDVDQDEFVATLEQKLRLYRGLKRGELSTFFINPIKGLSDLLDTVTSTLTLVGAVIAGFSVLVGGFGIANIMFVSVKERTNLIGIQKSLGAKSRFILSQFLFESIILALFGGLFGLLFVWVASIIANSSTEDFTFVLSSSNVLLGTSISAIIGLIAGIVPAIIAARLDPVEAIRTGM, encoded by the coding sequence ATGCTCATTTATCTACGAGTTTTAAAGGAAAGTTTCTTTTTTGCATTGAATGCGCTGCGCACAAATTTGCTGCGTACATTTCTATCATTATTAGGTGTAACTATAGGAATTTTTGCGATTATCAGTATTCTTGCTGCGGTTGATTCCTTAGAAAGAGAGTTTAGAGATGGATTGAGCTCGCTGGATATTTCTACTATTTATGTAACGAGCCGTTCCTTTGCTCCTACCGAATTAGAGCCTTATCAATACGAGAATTTTCCTAATGTGTCTTATGAAGAGTTTGAGATGCTAGAAAGCAGTATGGAGGATATAGATGTGATCACTTATACCGTTTTTTCTGGTCCAGAAAATATAAAATTTGAAGATAATACAGCGACTAATGTGAGCATCATACCAGGAACAGACAGTTATTATGACATTGAAAATCTCAAACTTGAGGATGGTCGTTTCTTTAATGGCGCAGAGTCTAATAATGGTAGTCCAGTTACCGTTTTGGGGTATGAGGTTGCAAAAAGCCTTTTTGGCGATAGTGATCCTATAGGCAAGCGAGTAAGGCTTTACGGTAATAAATTTACCGTGATAGGCGTGCTGGAGAAAGTAGGTCAAGGTTTGAGTGTTGGACCTCCAAAGGATGGTAGTGCTTATGTTCCCGTAAGTTTTGTTAGAAAAATTTATGGAGATAATAATAGATCAAGACTTCCTGCTGTGATAGTAAAACCTAAAAAAGATGTTGATCAAGATGAGTTCGTTGCTACTCTTGAGCAAAAACTAAGATTATACAGAGGCTTGAAACGAGGCGAATTAAGCACCTTTTTTATCAATCCCATAAAAGGACTGTCAGATTTATTAGATACTGTAACGAGTACACTTACTCTAGTAGGTGCTGTAATTGCAGGTTTTTCTGTATTAGTAGGTGGTTTTGGAATTGCAAATATCATGTTTGTGAGTGTTAAAGAGCGTACAAACCTTATTGGGATTCAAAAATCATTAGGTGCAAAAAGCCGTTTTATTCTTTCACAATTTTTATTTGAGTCTATAATTCTTGCATTGTTTGGAGGGCTGTTTGGGTTGCTCTTTGTCTGGGTTGCGAGTATAATTGCCAATAGCTCAACAGAAGATTTTACCTTTGTTTTATCTTCTTCAAATGTATTGTTGGGCACCTCGATAAGCGCCATAATTGGTTTAATAGCAGGAATTGTTCCCGCTATTATCGCTGCTAGACTTGATCCTGTAGAAGCGATTAGGACAGGAATGTAG
- a CDS encoding diphosphomevalonate/mevalonate 3,5-bisphosphate decarboxylase family protein, whose protein sequence is MEDNFKLTSSFDLKESMQTKWQAPSNIALVKYWGKYGMQLPANPSLSFTLNECRTITKVKAKTGEHGFSISYDGVEKPEFAPKIKAYFERIEDYCPWILDYYFEIDTHNTFPHSSGIASSASSMAALSACMMDFEAQLTGQELDYHKMSFLARLGSGSACRSLKGEAVQWGEHKNTADGSNYYGVDKSELLHPIFQDYQDTILLVDKGEKVVSSTVGHDLMNDHAYASRRFEQAHENLATLKTALKEGDLDTFIKITESEALTLHAMMMTSHPYFILMKPNTLSIIEAIWAFRKETQIPVCFTLDAGANVHMLYPKKHKDSVDKLINNKLAQYCQNSHYICDEIGTGATKVQTS, encoded by the coding sequence TTGGAAGATAATTTTAAACTAACGAGTTCTTTTGATTTAAAGGAATCCATGCAGACTAAATGGCAAGCGCCGTCTAATATTGCATTGGTAAAATACTGGGGTAAATATGGAATGCAATTACCAGCAAACCCTTCTTTGAGTTTTACGTTAAATGAGTGTCGAACGATCACAAAAGTAAAAGCAAAAACTGGAGAGCATGGCTTTTCTATAAGTTATGATGGAGTAGAAAAACCAGAATTTGCACCTAAGATTAAGGCCTACTTTGAGCGCATTGAAGATTACTGTCCTTGGATTTTAGATTACTATTTTGAGATTGATACACACAATACGTTCCCGCACAGCTCTGGAATAGCAAGTAGTGCTAGTAGTATGGCTGCTTTGAGTGCTTGTATGATGGATTTTGAAGCGCAACTGACTGGTCAAGAGTTGGATTATCATAAAATGTCCTTTCTAGCTCGTTTAGGATCTGGAAGTGCTTGTCGTAGTTTGAAAGGTGAAGCAGTACAATGGGGCGAGCATAAAAATACTGCCGACGGATCTAATTATTATGGAGTAGATAAGAGTGAACTATTGCATCCTATTTTTCAAGACTATCAAGACACTATTCTATTAGTAGACAAAGGAGAGAAGGTCGTGAGTTCTACAGTAGGCCACGATTTAATGAACGATCATGCTTATGCTTCTAGAAGATTTGAACAAGCTCATGAAAATCTTGCAACCTTGAAAACTGCTTTAAAAGAAGGAGACTTAGATACTTTTATAAAGATTACAGAGAGTGAAGCGCTTACCTTGCATGCGATGATGATGACTTCTCACCCTTATTTCATCTTGATGAAACCTAATACACTTTCAATTATAGAAGCTATATGGGCGTTTAGAAAAGAAACACAAATACCAGTTTGTTTCACACTGGATGCAGGAGCAAACGTTCACATGTTATATCCTAAAAAACATAAAGATAGCGTCGATAAGCTGATTAACAACAAATTGGCGCAATATTGTCAAAACTCTCATTATATTTGTGATGAAATAGGCACAGGCGCAACTAAGGTGCAAACCTCTTGA
- a CDS encoding pseudouridine synthase yields MNRGSEGSKNKGKGRRNGKSAAPNKSSNDRKGKSFPKSNDSDDRKTTRGGKNQVVGTSRSGKPVTKKEYIERKKAESFSKRKTDKAGTRLNKYIANSGLCSRRDADIYIKAGSVSVNGKPVTEMGYQVMPGDEVRFDDRPIQPTKKEYFILNKPKGFNSPRKGERSSKTVLDLMENASPNSLHFVGRLGRASLGLMLFTNDLEMANKLNNPKQPLRKIYQVALDRSFKHEHLMQLRKGILIDKEVIEIKDINYIENGKNNEIGIEIFSGKDNIVQNLFEAVGYEVKVLDRVVLGGLTKKDLPRGHYRKLTEQEVINLKMI; encoded by the coding sequence ATGAACAGAGGTAGCGAAGGATCAAAAAATAAAGGTAAAGGCCGCCGCAATGGTAAAAGTGCCGCGCCTAATAAAAGTAGTAATGATCGTAAAGGAAAGTCATTTCCTAAAAGTAACGATAGCGATGATCGCAAAACCACTCGTGGAGGAAAAAATCAAGTGGTAGGTACATCTCGTTCTGGAAAACCAGTAACAAAGAAAGAATACATTGAGCGCAAGAAAGCAGAAAGCTTCAGTAAAAGAAAAACGGACAAAGCAGGAACTAGGCTTAATAAATACATAGCTAACTCTGGATTGTGCAGTCGTCGCGATGCAGATATTTATATTAAAGCAGGAAGTGTTTCTGTAAATGGTAAACCTGTTACAGAAATGGGATATCAAGTAATGCCTGGTGATGAAGTAAGATTTGACGATCGCCCTATACAGCCTACAAAGAAAGAATATTTCATACTTAATAAGCCCAAAGGTTTTAACTCGCCTCGCAAAGGGGAACGTTCTTCAAAAACCGTTCTAGACCTTATGGAAAATGCAAGTCCTAACAGTTTACATTTTGTAGGTAGATTAGGAAGAGCGTCTTTAGGACTTATGCTTTTTACTAATGATCTTGAAATGGCAAATAAACTGAATAATCCTAAGCAACCTTTGCGTAAGATTTATCAAGTTGCCCTAGATCGCAGTTTTAAACATGAACATTTGATGCAATTGCGTAAGGGAATCCTTATCGATAAAGAAGTAATTGAGATCAAAGATATCAACTACATAGAAAACGGTAAAAACAACGAGATAGGAATTGAAATTTTTAGTGGAAAAGACAACATCGTTCAAAATTTATTTGAAGCGGTAGGCTATGAAGTAAAAGTGCTAGATAGAGTTGTTTTAGGAGGTCTTACTAAAAAGGATTTACCACGTGGACATTACCGCAAATTAACTGAACAAGAGGTCATTAACCTCAAAATGATATAA
- the speB gene encoding agmatinase, producing the protein MSNSNYAGISDEYAGLDNASIVLIPVPYDGTSTWQKGADKGPQAFLDASANMELYDIETDTEVYHHGVFLADAVTENSSPEAMVDAVHAITKKYIKKNKFVTLFGGEHSISIGSIRAFNDMYENLSVLQIDAHADLRKEYEGSTCNHACAVYEASQKTNLVQVGIRSMDSIEVGINDDDKIFYGHEMVQDDYWSEKATEALGENVFITIDLDAFDPSICPSTGTPEPGGMFWYETLDFLKMVFEEKNVVGFDIVELCPNPNEKSSDFLAAKLYYKMLSYKFKDIALEGEDGYDSDNAFAKAGLKKMKNIEE; encoded by the coding sequence ATGAGCAATTCAAACTATGCAGGAATTTCAGATGAATATGCTGGATTAGATAATGCATCTATTGTTTTAATTCCTGTTCCTTATGATGGAACGAGCACCTGGCAAAAAGGAGCTGACAAGGGTCCGCAGGCATTTTTAGATGCCAGTGCAAATATGGAACTTTATGATATAGAGACCGATACTGAAGTATATCACCATGGAGTTTTTCTAGCCGATGCCGTTACCGAAAACAGCTCTCCAGAAGCTATGGTAGATGCCGTGCATGCCATCACAAAAAAGTACATCAAGAAGAACAAATTTGTAACACTTTTTGGAGGTGAACATTCCATTTCTATAGGAAGCATCCGTGCATTTAACGACATGTATGAAAACCTGAGCGTACTTCAAATAGACGCTCATGCAGATTTACGTAAGGAATATGAAGGAAGCACTTGCAATCACGCATGTGCTGTTTATGAAGCGAGTCAAAAGACCAATCTTGTTCAAGTAGGAATACGTTCTATGGACAGTATAGAGGTAGGGATCAACGATGATGATAAAATTTTCTATGGTCATGAAATGGTTCAGGACGATTACTGGTCTGAAAAAGCTACTGAAGCTTTAGGAGAAAACGTATTTATCACCATAGATCTCGACGCTTTTGACCCTTCAATTTGCCCTTCGACAGGAACTCCAGAGCCTGGTGGTATGTTTTGGTACGAGACATTGGACTTTCTAAAAATGGTTTTTGAAGAGAAAAATGTAGTCGGTTTTGATATCGTAGAATTATGTCCTAACCCTAATGAAAAGTCGTCTGACTTTCTTGCTGCAAAATTGTATTACAAAATGCTGAGTTATAAATTCAAAGACATCGCCTTAGAAGGTGAAGATGGATATGACTCTGATAACGCTTTCGCGAAAGCGGGATTAAAAAAAATGAAAAACATAGAAGAGTAA
- a CDS encoding mevalonate kinase family protein, protein MKGPLFYSKILLFGEYGIIKDSKGLSIPYNFYKGALKISTDLSDQAAQSNKNLERLAAHIEALQDTDQDFPKFDIASLKSDVEAGMYFDSSIPQGYGVGSSGALVAAIYDKYAIDKITVLENLTRKKLLVLKDIFGKMESFFHGKSSGLDPLNSYLSLPILINSKEDIEPAGIPSQLATGKGAVFLLDSGIVGETAPMVNIFMENMKQEGFRSMLKDKFVKYTDMCVEDFLSGDVKGLFGNVKKLSHVVLDNFKPMIPSQFHELWKKGLDTGDYYLKLCGSGGGGYILGFTEDLEKAEKTLEDYKLEVVYSF, encoded by the coding sequence ATGAAAGGACCATTATTTTATTCTAAGATTTTACTTTTTGGGGAATACGGTATCATTAAAGATTCTAAAGGTCTTTCTATACCATATAATTTTTATAAAGGAGCCCTTAAAATAAGCACCGATCTATCAGATCAAGCTGCGCAATCTAATAAAAATTTAGAGCGACTTGCCGCTCATATTGAGGCACTACAAGATACTGATCAAGATTTTCCAAAATTTGATATTGCGAGTTTAAAAAGCGATGTGGAGGCTGGAATGTATTTTGACTCGAGCATACCTCAGGGTTATGGAGTAGGAAGTAGTGGCGCATTAGTAGCTGCTATTTATGATAAATATGCCATTGATAAAATCACGGTTCTAGAAAATCTTACTAGAAAGAAATTACTCGTTTTAAAAGATATCTTCGGTAAAATGGAGAGCTTTTTTCACGGTAAGAGCTCAGGATTAGATCCGCTTAATTCTTATTTGAGTTTACCTATACTTATCAATTCTAAGGAAGATATTGAACCAGCAGGAATTCCATCGCAACTTGCGACAGGAAAAGGAGCTGTTTTTCTTTTAGATAGTGGTATAGTAGGAGAGACCGCACCTATGGTAAACATTTTTATGGAAAATATGAAGCAAGAAGGTTTCCGTTCTATGTTAAAAGATAAATTTGTGAAGTACACTGATATGTGTGTGGAAGATTTCTTAAGTGGAGATGTGAAAGGACTTTTCGGTAACGTTAAGAAACTTTCTCATGTGGTTTTAGATAACTTTAAACCTATGATTCCTTCTCAATTTCATGAATTATGGAAGAAGGGACTGGACACCGGCGATTACTACCTAAAGCTTTGTGGTTCTGGTGGTGGTGGCTACATTTTAGGCTTTACAGAAGACCTAGAAAAAGCAGAAAAGACATTAGAAGATTACAAACTAGAAGTAGTATATTCTTTTTAG
- a CDS encoding arginine decarboxylase → MNTKYIDLIDQTYFFPTEEFELKDGQLQFHDIDLMALVEQYGAPLKFTYLPKISNNINRAKSWFDTAFAKADYKAKYHYCYCTKSSHFKHVLDEALSNDIHIETSSAFDINIVIKLKKEGKIKKDTFVICNGFKRDQYIQNIGDLIDSGQNCIPIIDNYEELTLLTDVTSKKFNVGIRIASEEEPKFEFYTSRLGIGYKNILSFYKSQIESNDQVQLKMLHFFINTGIRDNAYYWNELHKCLKVYVSLKKICPSLDSLNIGGGFPIKNSLVFDFDYEYMITEIVAQIKQVCDEAGVNVPHIFTEFGSFTVGESGGAIYKVLYQKQQNDREKWNMINSSFITTLPDSWAINKRFIMLALNRWNEEYERVLLGGLTCDSDDYYNSEQNVNAIYLPKYHKEKPLYIGFFNTGAYQESIGGFGGIQHCLIPAPKHILIDRDESGNITTKIFKEQQTSEQMLGILGY, encoded by the coding sequence TTGAACACAAAATACATTGATCTCATCGATCAGACTTACTTCTTTCCGACAGAGGAGTTTGAATTAAAAGATGGACAACTTCAGTTTCATGACATCGACCTAATGGCTCTGGTAGAGCAATATGGCGCACCGTTAAAATTCACATATTTACCTAAAATATCAAATAATATAAATCGCGCAAAGAGTTGGTTTGATACCGCTTTCGCGAAAGCGGACTACAAAGCAAAATATCACTATTGCTACTGCACAAAAAGCTCTCACTTTAAGCATGTTCTTGACGAGGCATTATCAAATGACATTCATATCGAGACTTCTAGTGCGTTTGACATTAACATTGTCATTAAACTGAAAAAAGAAGGGAAAATAAAGAAAGACACCTTTGTTATTTGTAATGGTTTTAAAAGGGATCAATATATTCAAAACATAGGTGATCTTATCGATTCTGGACAGAATTGTATTCCTATTATAGACAACTACGAAGAGTTAACACTACTTACTGATGTAACGAGTAAGAAATTCAACGTAGGCATACGTATAGCTAGTGAAGAAGAACCCAAATTTGAATTCTACACAAGTCGTCTAGGAATAGGTTATAAAAATATTTTAAGCTTTTACAAAAGCCAAATTGAGTCAAATGATCAAGTTCAACTTAAAATGTTGCACTTTTTTATCAATACTGGAATAAGAGATAATGCTTATTACTGGAATGAATTACATAAGTGTCTCAAAGTTTATGTAAGTCTCAAAAAAATATGCCCATCGCTCGACAGCCTTAACATAGGTGGTGGTTTTCCTATTAAGAATTCGCTTGTTTTTGACTTTGATTATGAATACATGATTACAGAAATTGTAGCACAAATCAAACAAGTTTGCGACGAAGCTGGTGTAAATGTTCCCCATATTTTTACAGAGTTTGGATCTTTTACAGTAGGAGAAAGTGGTGGTGCCATTTATAAAGTTCTTTATCAAAAGCAACAAAACGATCGTGAAAAATGGAACATGATCAATAGTTCTTTTATTACAACATTACCAGATTCATGGGCAATTAACAAACGTTTTATCATGCTAGCCTTAAACCGCTGGAATGAAGAATACGAGCGTGTATTATTAGGAGGACTTACTTGTGATAGCGATGATTATTATAATAGTGAGCAAAATGTAAACGCCATTTACCTGCCTAAATATCATAAAGAAAAACCGCTTTATATAGGGTTTTTTAACACAGGAGCTTATCAGGAAAGTATAGGTGGCTTTGGAGGAATACAACATTGCCTTATTCCTGCTCCTAAGCACATTTTAATCGATAGAGACGAAAGTGGAAACATCACTACTAAGATATTTAAAGAACAACAGACGAGTGAGCAAATGCTTGGAATCTTAGGGTATTAG
- a CDS encoding helix-turn-helix domain-containing protein gives MKSIGLKIKEIRVKKGMSQEELATQSQVSLRTIQRLENDENEPRGKTLQLICETLDINIEELLDYGKREDHQFLMFFHLSVLAGIFIPIGNIILPLVLWLTKKDKIQGLQKIGARLLNFQIVWSFLSYAIPILILALNLNLGLEWLSDSVKSLVFQIIGLNSINYLIAIVLAIFNSRGKQITYPSIIPMIR, from the coding sequence ATGAAATCCATAGGATTAAAAATTAAAGAAATACGTGTCAAAAAAGGGATGTCTCAGGAAGAACTTGCTACACAATCTCAAGTAAGTTTGCGCACGATTCAACGATTAGAGAATGACGAAAACGAACCACGTGGTAAAACCTTGCAGCTTATTTGTGAAACGTTAGATATCAATATTGAAGAATTATTAGATTACGGTAAGAGGGAAGATCATCAATTTTTAATGTTTTTTCATCTTTCTGTACTCGCAGGGATATTCATACCGATAGGAAATATCATTTTGCCACTGGTTTTATGGTTGACCAAGAAAGATAAAATTCAAGGTTTACAAAAAATAGGAGCAAGGTTATTAAATTTTCAAATTGTTTGGTCGTTTTTGTCATATGCGATCCCTATTCTTATTCTAGCTTTAAATCTCAATCTAGGCTTAGAATGGTTGAGTGATTCAGTTAAGTCCTTAGTTTTTCAAATTATTGGCCTAAATTCAATTAATTACTTGATAGCAATTGTTTTGGCTATATTTAATAGTCGTGGAAAACAAATCACTTATCCTAGTATTATCCCAATGATCAGATAA
- a CDS encoding bifunctional GNAT family N-acetyltransferase/carbon-nitrogen hydrolase family protein, producing MSDLNMSKIDNLNLEFLKLEDYEELKHAMIDSYSNLPDSYWKEEQIKTLVEKFPEGQVVLKVNEEIVACALSIVVKYEDFSGQYTYEQVTGNYKFTTHDDDGDVLYGIEVFIKPQYRGMRLGRRLYDYRKELCENLNLRGIAFGGRIPNYHNHASDMTPKEYIEKVRNKEIQDSVLNFQLSNDFHVSRVLKNYLDGDAASMEFAVLLEWDNIYYTKPVSETTSLKSTVRLGLIQWQMRPYSGFDELMQQVEYFVDAVAAYRSDFALFPEYFNAPLMAAYNKLSVSQSIRELAKYTEMIRERFSELSIKYNINIITGSMPEIIDGQLYNVGNLCRRDGTIERYEKIHVTPDEQKVWGLQGGNKIQTFDTDCGKIGILICYDSEFPELSRIMAQEGMQILFVPFLTDTQNAYARVRLCSQARAVENECYVAIAGSVGNLPAVENMDISYAQSAVFTPCDFAFPSNGVKAEATANTEMILVADVDLDLLKELHNYGAVKNLKDRRNDLYEVGRK from the coding sequence ATGAGTGATTTAAATATGAGTAAAATTGATAATCTAAATTTAGAATTTCTAAAGCTTGAAGATTATGAAGAGTTGAAACATGCGATGATTGATTCATACTCCAATTTGCCAGATTCCTACTGGAAAGAAGAACAGATTAAAACACTAGTTGAGAAGTTTCCAGAAGGTCAGGTTGTTCTTAAGGTGAATGAAGAAATTGTGGCATGTGCACTATCTATTGTAGTAAAATATGAAGATTTTAGTGGCCAGTATACTTACGAGCAAGTAACTGGTAATTACAAATTTACCACACACGATGATGATGGCGACGTGCTTTATGGTATAGAGGTGTTTATAAAACCTCAATATCGTGGCATGCGATTAGGTCGTCGTTTATATGATTACCGCAAAGAGTTATGTGAGAACTTAAATTTGAGAGGTATCGCTTTTGGTGGTCGTATTCCTAACTATCATAATCACGCGAGTGACATGACTCCTAAGGAGTATATTGAAAAAGTGCGCAATAAAGAGATTCAAGATTCTGTATTGAATTTTCAGCTATCAAATGATTTTCACGTCTCCAGAGTTCTTAAAAACTACCTCGATGGCGATGCTGCCTCAATGGAGTTTGCTGTACTGCTAGAATGGGATAACATTTATTACACAAAACCAGTTAGTGAAACTACTTCACTGAAAAGTACCGTACGTTTAGGCTTGATACAATGGCAAATGAGACCTTATTCTGGTTTTGATGAGTTAATGCAACAGGTTGAGTATTTTGTAGATGCTGTAGCTGCATATCGCTCTGATTTTGCTTTGTTTCCAGAATATTTCAATGCGCCACTCATGGCAGCTTATAATAAGTTAAGTGTAAGCCAATCTATCAGAGAATTAGCTAAATACACAGAGATGATTAGAGAACGTTTCTCAGAGTTATCGATTAAATACAATATCAACATTATAACTGGTTCCATGCCTGAGATTATTGATGGACAGCTGTACAATGTAGGTAATTTGTGTAGAAGAGATGGTACGATAGAACGTTATGAAAAAATACACGTAACACCAGACGAGCAAAAAGTGTGGGGACTTCAAGGAGGGAATAAAATTCAGACTTTTGATACTGATTGTGGTAAAATAGGCATCTTAATTTGTTATGACAGTGAATTTCCAGAATTGAGCCGCATTATGGCTCAAGAAGGAATGCAAATTCTTTTTGTACCCTTCTTAACCGATACGCAAAATGCTTACGCCCGTGTGCGTTTGTGTTCTCAAGCTCGAGCGGTGGAAAATGAATGCTATGTAGCGATTGCCGGAAGCGTAGGTAATTTACCAGCAGTAGAAAATATGGATATTTCTTATGCACAAAGTGCCGTTTTTACACCTTGTGATTTTGCGTTCCCTTCCAACGGCGTTAAAGCCGAAGCCACCGCAAACACAGAAATGATTCTCGTAGCTGATGTCGATCTAGACCTTTTAAAAGAATTGCACAATTATGGCGCTGTGAAGAATTTAAAAGACCGCAGGAATGATTTGTATGAGGTTGGACGCAAGTAG